GCAGTTTAAGCATAACCGCAGCATTGGCGCTGCCTCCACCAAGCCCGGCACCTACTGGAACCTGTTTTTGCAAATAGACTTTCATGCCAGGCCTGAATCCTGTGGCCAGGGCGAATTTTTCATAGGCTCTGAAAACTATATTTTGATTGTTTTCCAGTTCAGGTGGACAGCACTTCATGCTCAGGCTGTTGTTGCGGGTGACTATAACATCAATGTGATCTGCAGGATGTTCCAGGGGATAAAAAATTGAATCAATATCATGGTAACCATCAGGTCGAGCATCAAGAATTTTGAGATTTAAGTTTATTTTGCATCCGGATTTCAGGTGGAACTGATTGCTCATGGGCGGTAGTCCTTTGCTGAAGTGGTCTTGACTGGAAAAATTTACGCATTGGTAAATGATTACTTCTATTCATGTGGCAAGGGGACCGGTCTTTCGGGACTATTCTTGTCCCAAAATATGATTCACTTTTGCAAAAATGTGCTCAAGTGGATCTCGGAGTGCCGGTCCCCTGCTTTAGTAACTTACCGTTTCAATCCTGTAGAAAAAACAAGAAATTGTTATCAGTTAATAGTTAATTGTAAATTGAAAATAGTTAATAGCTCTCCACCCGGGCGGACCGGGACCGAACCTACGAGTAACTTATAACCCTCGTTCCCAGCCTCCAGCCTGGGGACGTTTAGTTCTTGCGGCTCCAGCCGCTTCTTCAAAAAGTGGCTTGAGTCACAAAAAAACAGGTGTTCCCAGGCTGGAGCCTGGGAACAAGAAAAACAGCCTTAGCGCGTTAGAGATTGCCGCGCTCGAAGACTCGCTCGCAATGACACCTGAGCTGTCAGGAATATAGTTGCTCAAAACCTGTCACCCACGAGGGAGCCTAAGCGACCAAAACAATCTGTACGGTAAAACCATAATGCCCTGATTTTATTGCCAATATGATTCCAGTTACTTAGAAGCTAATAGTTTATTGTAAATTGTTGAAGAACAAAAGGCTGAATTCACTGTCTTACCCTGATAACAAATAACAAATAACAAATAACTGATAACAGATAACTGGGTTGCGGGTATAACCCGCGTTAGTAATAAAATCAGTTAATGGGTATTGTCCTGAACATATTATTGCCCTGACGGTTAATAAGAAGCATAAGCACTTGTTTGGGGCGTGCGTCATCTTCAAGGATCTTGTGAAACTCATCTCTGGAGTTTACAGCCTGACCATTGGCCTGAAGGATCAGGTCTCCGCCTACAATATCGGCGCGATGAGCAGGAGAGCCCTGTTCAACCTCTGTTACAATAAGCCCTCTTGGACTGTCAAAGCCAAGTGCTGATGCTTCCTGATCTGTTGGTTTTCTCAAGGTAAAGCCCAGTTCAGCTTCACTGAATTCCTGTTCAGGTGCAGTTCCTCTGGCAATTCTCTGCAGATCTCTTTGACCAAGGGTAACCATCACATCCTTTTTTTCACCATTTCTCCAGATGGTTATGCTGGCCTCGGAACCTGGTGCAATTCCACCGATTGTTCTGGTCAAATCTGAAGAACTGTCCACAGGTTGATCGTTTATGTATAAAATTACATCTCCTGCTTCAATTCCAGCCTTATCCGCAGGATCATTTCTGGTGACTCCGGCCACAAGCGCACCTCTGGAATCATCCAGTCCCAGAGCCTTGGCTGTATTATCATCCATGTTTTGAATGGTTACGCCGAGCCATCCCCGTCTGACGCTTTCACCTGTTTTAAGCTGTTCAATTATATCTTCAGCCATGGTGCTGGGAATAGCAAAGCCAATGCCCTGACCTGAGGCTACAATGGCTGTGTTTATGCCTACTACTTCGCCGTCTAAGTTGATTAGCGGACCACCGCTGTTGCCCGGATTGATGGACGCGTCAGTCTGGATGAAATTATCATATGGTCCAGCTCCAATAATTCTACCCTTGGCGCTGATAATTCCAGCAGTGACAGTGTGATTTAAACCAAAAGGATTGCCAATGGCCAGTACCCATTCTCCAACTCTGGTTTGGTCTGAATCTCCGAAACTTAGTACAGGCAGGTCAATATCTGCTTCAATTTTAAGCAGGGCAAGGTCTGTTTCCGGATCAGTTCCTATAACTTCAGCGTCAAAAGATCGTTCACTGCTGCCGATTTGAAATGTGGCTTTAATTTGATCGGCATTTTCAATAACATGATTGTTGGTCACAATAAAACCATCCTTGGAAATAATAAAGCCTGATCCAAGGGAGCGCTGTTCTCTCGGCCTTTGTTCCTGTCTCGGGCCTCCAAAAAAACGTTCAAACTGATCAAAAAACTCTTCAAAAGGATGTTGCCTGTCAGGGAATCCCCTGAAAAACTGTCTCATGTCCGGCTGCTCAACCATTTTTACAGTGCTGATGTTAACTACTGCCTTTCCTGATTTTTCAGCAAGATCAGCAAACTGGGGCAGGGATGCCCAACTCAGGCAGGACCAGGTGAGTACTACCATAAATACAATTAAACCAGAAAAATATTTTCGCATTTTTAACCTCCGTGAGTCATCTCCTTAATGTGGAAATGATTTGTTTGTCTTGAAGCTCAGCTCCGGGCTCCGGGCCTGTCAGTAAGTCATATCAGTAAAAAAGGCCTGAAGCAGTTCGGTCTTTTTTCCGAAAAAAAAGGGGCTGAATTCAAGCTTGAGCCTGGCATCATGAAAGATATATTCGTGATTCAGCACCATTGGCAAAGAGTTAGTATCATAATACTCATGGCGTATTTGTAAAGTGTTTCCTGTTCTGCCTTTTGAAAAACTTGTAATGCTTTGGAGTTGATAAATGATGGCTTATATTGTATCAATATTTTCAGCGCCGTATCTTGTTTTATCATGAAAGAGCACTGGTTCGAAATGATTCGTTAATGGCAGAACATGCGGCTTTTCAGGCAATTATTTAGAAACTTGAGAGTTGAAAGTTATCCGTTTTCTGTTAATTGTTGAAGAACAAAAGCCTGAATTCACTACCCACCTTGATAACAATTAACTGAAATCTGACCTCTGACTCCTGATAACTGGGTTGCGGGCACAGCCTGCATTATAGAGTATATGGTCTGATATTTTGCAAGAACCCCCTGTGAAGGCTTAACATTAAAAAGGTTATCTATGCTCGAAAACAACACCCCAAGACCATGGTTAGAAAATTATGATCCAGCTGTAAATCCTAAGCAAGATTATGAAGAGGTTCCTGTTTATGAGTACATGGACAGAATCGCGGCCCGGTACCCCAATAGAAAGGCTATAGTATTCAACAACTGGAAAATAAGCTACAAAAAACTTAAAGAGCTGTCCGAAACAGTTGCAGCCAATTTGCGCAGCTATGGTATGAACCCAGGTGACAGGGTCGCCATTATGCTTCCCAACCTGCCCCAGACAATTATTGCGTACTGGGGTGTTCTCAAGGCCGGGGGCGCTGTTGTCATGACCAATCCTTTATACATGGAAAAGGAAATGGTCCATCACTTTACTGATTCTCAGGCAAAATTTCTCATAACCTTAGATCTTTTGTGGCCTAAAATATCAACTCTGTTGCCCCGGCTTCCCCTTCAGAAAGTTTTTATTACCAGGATACCCGACTGCCTGCGTTTTCCTCTTACTTTTCTGTATAAGATCAAAATGCACCGTGAAAAAAAGGTGCCTGATATACCGTACGACAATAACAGGTTTATCCCGTGGAAAAAACTGGTCCGCAAGGGCGAGGTTTATATCAAGTATAATCCTGATCCTCACAATGATCTGGCAGCTCTTCAGTATACCGGCGGAACCACAGGCGTTTCCAAGGGTGTCATGCTTACGCATTACAACCTGTCATGTAATGTCAAGCAGGCTGTAGCCATACTCCATGATGTGGGCCCTGAAAACACCGTGCTGGGTCTTCTTCCCTACTTTCATATATACGGGCTTACTGTATGCGTGAATTTTGCCACAGCAATAGGTGCGACTCTTGCGCCTTATCCCCGTTTTGTACCCAGAGAGGTGCTAAAGGCCATTCAAAAGGTCCAGCCCACAATTTTTCCCTGCGCACCCGCTGTCTTTATGGCTCTTTTACAACAAAAAGACATTAATAAGTTTGACTTGTCTTCCATCAATTACTGCGTATCCGGTTCAGCCCCTATTCCTGTGGAAATAATCGAAAAATTCAAAAAGATGACAGGAGCGGAAATAATTGAAGGTTACGGGCTGACTGAAGCTTCACCCATCACTCATCTCAATCCTTTAAGGGGAAAAAGAAAACCTGGCTCCATCGGGATGCCTTTTCCTGATACTGATGCGGCCATCGTTGACATGGAACTGGGAACTGTAAAGCTGCCACCGGGCAAAATTGGTGAGCTGGTCATCAAGGGGCCGCAGGTCATGAAAGGATATTGGAACAGGCCTGATGAAACCGCTGGTGCTGTCAGAAATAACTGGTTGTACACCGGTGACATTGCCTATATGGATGAAGAGGGTTATTTCTATATTGTTGATCGCAAAAAAGACTTGATCATTACTGGAGGTTACAATGTATACCCTCGAGAGATTGATGAGGTCCTGCATGAACATCCCAGGGTCAAGGAAGCAGTTGCTGTGGGTATTCCCAATGAAACCCGCGGAGAACTAATCAAAGCGTTCATTGTACCAAAAGATGGAGAAAACGTCACCAAGGCAGATATTATTTCTTTTTGTCGTGAAAAACTTGCAGGTTTCAAGGTTCCTAAACAGGTTGAGTTTCGAGATGAATTGCCCAAGACCATAGTGGGAAAAGTTTTGCGCAGGGCGTTGCGGGAAGAAGAAATGCAAAAAATGAAAAAAGGGAAAAACGGTAAATAGATTGTATTGCCCAAAATGTAAGTATACTTCATTTGATTATTATGCCTCCTGCCCCAAATGCGGTCGAGACTGGACCAGCGAGAAAAAACAGCTTGGCCTGGAATGGATCAAGGAAGGGCAGGGCAGCTGGATAGATTCTGATACCGGACATGATTCAGACCAGGAAAATATGGAAGGTGTTGCCAGGCCTGAGAATTTTGATTTTCATTCATTACAGGAAGACCCTGTATTTGATGAAGAATTTGATGTTCTCAAGGATTCTGCTCTGCCTGACACAAAACAGCCTGATAATGACAAAGCACAGGTTGAATACAATTTTCAACAGACAGAAGAAGTAAAAGGGGATATTGTTGTTCCCGGCAAATCTGAACAACACCACGACTCAGGGCTTGATCAGGAAATAGAATACCCTGATCTTGAGTTTATTGAAGAGAATGAAAAAAAATAAGGGGCTTCTTTACCTGTTTATTGTAATCTTCACTTTCAACTACATTCTTCTTCTAAGTAACTAAAAACAAATTAGTAATAAATTCAAAGCATTATGCTTTTACCATAAAGATTGCTTCGGTCGCTTAGGTTCCCTCGTGGGTGACAGGTTTTCAGCAACTACATCCCTGACAGCTCAGGTGTCATTGCGAGCGAGTCTTCGAGCGCGGCAATCCTTGTTGCGAGCGAAGCGAAGCAATCTCGTGCTAAGGCTATTACCTCTTTTTTTGTGGCTTAAGCCACATTTCAAAGAAGCGGCTGGAGCCGCAAGAACAAGACGTCCCCAGGCTGGAGCCTGGGAACGAGTGGTGTATGTTACTCACACGTTCGGTCCCGGTCCGCCCGGGTGAGGAGCTTTTATGAAGCCTGAGGCGAGTAAGTAGCAATTTCAGATTGTTATGTTTTTGCAAAATAGATAGAAAATAAAATCTTGACGATTAAATAGTAAATGTTTATAAATAAACCCTTATGCGCCCGTAGCTCAGTCGGATAGAGTGCCTGACTACGAATCAGTAGGTCGCAGGTTCGAATCCTGCCGGGCGCACCAATAAAATCAAGGGGTTACAGCTTAATTGCTGTAACCCTTTTTTGTTTGTGTAACCATAGTGTAACTTTTTTTTGCCAAAGGTGAGCAAGAATTAGCAGGCTTAAGTAAAAAAGAGAGAATGTTACTTTTTGAGTTTTGGTTTTCGATTTTCTTTCTCAAAATAATTTTTTGCCAAAGTCTAAATTCAGAAGTGAGGATATGTACATATTGACATCTTGACTTTATGCTACCTGGTAGTATATTTACAGTTATGACCTGGATTGTTCGAGTTAAAAAGAAAGCTATCAAGAAGGCAAGACAACTTCCAAAAAATAGCCAAGAAGAATCTTTTTGCTCTAATGATAGAAATGGAAAAATCTGGTCTAGTAAGAGGCAATTGGCCAAACTATTCTAAGCTTGGCAAAAATAAACACCATTGTCACCTAAAAGGCGGCAAGCCAACGTATGTGGCTGTTTGGGAAGAAAGAGAAGAAGAAATAAACCTTGTCGAGGTGACTTATGCAGGTACTCACGAAAACGCACCATACTGAAGATATTGAGCTTCGTATCATTGGGCCTAAGCACAAAAAGGATGATGTCCTTCGAGAGATCAAAAAACACGGATATGCTGACTCCAGTGACTCTATTCACTGGCGAGAGCTTTTCCCGGAATTTGAAAATGAACCCGATTACAGCATGGTGTTGCGTAAAGTTCGGAGTAAAGAAGGGTTGACTCAAAATGAACTTTCAAAGATGACCGGTATCCCCCAGGGGCATATTTCCAAAATGGAGAATGGAAAGCTGGCAATAGGCAAAGATAGGGCTAAGCGTTTAGCTGAAGTCTTGAAAGTTGATTATCGAATTCTTTTGTAGAAAGATTAGCCCTGAGTCAGCTCACAGGCTGTCGTATTCTTCAACCAAAATATCACCATAATTTCCCTGCTGCAACTGAAAGCTGTGGTCATAGTTCATTGTGGTCTGGATAGAATTATGCCCAAGAAGCATGGACACAGCCTTAACGTCAACATTTCTTGCCCTGATATGAGTCGCATAGGTGTGCCGAAACCAATGTGGGCTAATCTGCTTACCCAGTGCTTCCAGTCCATATTTTCTTACCAGCTTATACAACGAACTCACAGTCAACCCGTCAAAACGGGTAGTGAGGATGAAAAGACACCGGCAGAATTTACAGCGTTTCTTGGCCATACAACCTCCATGAACAGTTGTTCACCAAGGTGGTAGGCTTGCAAAGAAGAAAAATGAATAGAAAAAGTCAGGGGGGTTTAAGAAAAAAACCGGACTCAATGTTCGGGACTGATTATAATGTTCTGATGCCTGCTTGAAAAGGGCGGGGTATGCGGGGTACGTTAAAACTCAAAACCTAAAGAAAAAAACAGGCGGGGTGGGGCTGGGTATTGCGGGATACTGGCAACATAACCAAACTGGCAACATAATGTCCCTTATGTTGCGATTAATGGCACATGAAATCCAGCTTGTTTGAAATGGATGTCAAATGTCAGAGCAGTAACAATTTGGTGCTGTTGCATGATCAAAAATGAAAAACAGTCAACAACTCCCCAGGATTTATCCACTCTTTCCTGGTAAAAAGTTAGAACTTCCCGAAACGTCAGGGTATGCCAGGGAACTACTTCTGTATTTTTGTCGCACAAAATCCGCTGGATGACGGCTGTTGCAGCCTTACGGTGGGGTGGCCTGGCAAGTGCGGATGCCAGCTCCATTAAAGCCAGTTCAGTGGTAAGATATGGTTCCGGATAAATTCTTGCACCGTTAACAGCTGCGAGATGGTACTGGTCGCTCTTCCTGATCAGAGCCAGCAGAAAGCCTGTATCCAGGAAAGTCACTCTGTTCATTTTTTCGGTGTCCCGTAGTGATAATGATCAAGGTGAAGGGCTAAATCACTGGGAAGATCATCAGATTCAGACAAAGCCGCAAGATCCTCAAGAAGAGATGGTCTGTAAGTTGTATCAAGAGTGCGATTCTTAATGCGAACAATAGCCTGCTCTACCTCCAGCAGCATTCCTTGAGGCATTTGTTCAAGCTGTTGAGTAATTTTTTCAATGGTTGTCATCGAGATTTCCTCTTGCGTATTAAAGCGGTGTGATATTCTTTTTTTGAACTGGGTGTTCGAAGACTTATGTAAGGCAAAGAGAAGATTAAGGCAAAGAAAATTTGAACCGCCCGTTCGAAGATTTACCTCGAAGATTTACCCTATCAGGGTAGGCCGCTTTGTCAAAACTTGCAATCACTGTTTGTCTTTAAATCCATTAATGTCATTGCTCAGGATGGCATGACGATGCAAATGAATTCATGCATCCCTCTGTGCCAATGAACCTGAACCTTTTAGTAATGGAGTCAGCCATGTTTAAAAAGCTTGCCTTGTTTTTTATCGCTATTATGTTTGCTTTGTCGGTTGGTATGATACATGAAGATTATGTAATAACTTGATAGCAACACCTAAGAGTAACTTTTATCCTAAATTTAGCAACGGAATAAGGAGTGGAGAGATGTCTCAAAAGACCACGATTCAGAAGCATGCGTTTGTATCAATATTTGGCCTCGGAATTTGTGTCGGCGCCTTGAGTACGGTTGTCTCTCTTCCCGCGCTGGTTATATTTAGTGTTGGTATAGGCATTATGCTCGGAGGAATTTTTAACGCCCTCTATATCCTCGCTGAAAGAGTCAAATGACAGAAGTTGAAATAAGCAACCCGGAAACTGAAGAGCTCAGGGATCTGAGGGATGAGGATTATGGAGCCATAACTGCCCTTGCCAGGATTTCTTTTCCCGTTTCCCAGTCCAGTCGGAGTGTTTGGTTACCGGGTTTCACAGAGATGATGGAGCAGTAGTTCTGGCTGTACCAGATAGCAATTTACATAACGGGGCTCGCCTTGCATAAATGTCATACTCCCCTCTGCGTCATACT
This genomic window from Desulfonatronovibrio magnus contains:
- a CDS encoding helix-turn-helix domain-containing protein: MQVLTKTHHTEDIELRIIGPKHKKDDVLREIKKHGYADSSDSIHWRELFPEFENEPDYSMVLRKVRSKEGLTQNELSKMTGIPQGHISKMENGKLAIGKDRAKRLAEVLKVDYRILL
- a CDS encoding DegQ family serine endoprotease, translating into MRKYFSGLIVFMVVLTWSCLSWASLPQFADLAEKSGKAVVNISTVKMVEQPDMRQFFRGFPDRQHPFEEFFDQFERFFGGPRQEQRPREQRSLGSGFIISKDGFIVTNNHVIENADQIKATFQIGSSERSFDAEVIGTDPETDLALLKIEADIDLPVLSFGDSDQTRVGEWVLAIGNPFGLNHTVTAGIISAKGRIIGAGPYDNFIQTDASINPGNSGGPLINLDGEVVGINTAIVASGQGIGFAIPSTMAEDIIEQLKTGESVRRGWLGVTIQNMDDNTAKALGLDDSRGALVAGVTRNDPADKAGIEAGDVILYINDQPVDSSSDLTRTIGGIAPGSEASITIWRNGEKKDVMVTLGQRDLQRIARGTAPEQEFSEAELGFTLRKPTDQEASALGFDSPRGLIVTEVEQGSPAHRADIVGGDLILQANGQAVNSRDEFHKILEDDARPKQVLMLLINRQGNNMFRTIPIN
- a CDS encoding long-chain-fatty-acid--CoA ligase: MLENNTPRPWLENYDPAVNPKQDYEEVPVYEYMDRIAARYPNRKAIVFNNWKISYKKLKELSETVAANLRSYGMNPGDRVAIMLPNLPQTIIAYWGVLKAGGAVVMTNPLYMEKEMVHHFTDSQAKFLITLDLLWPKISTLLPRLPLQKVFITRIPDCLRFPLTFLYKIKMHREKKVPDIPYDNNRFIPWKKLVRKGEVYIKYNPDPHNDLAALQYTGGTTGVSKGVMLTHYNLSCNVKQAVAILHDVGPENTVLGLLPYFHIYGLTVCVNFATAIGATLAPYPRFVPREVLKAIQKVQPTIFPCAPAVFMALLQQKDINKFDLSSINYCVSGSAPIPVEIIEKFKKMTGAEIIEGYGLTEASPITHLNPLRGKRKPGSIGMPFPDTDAAIVDMELGTVKLPPGKIGELVIKGPQVMKGYWNRPDETAGAVRNNWLYTGDIAYMDEEGYFYIVDRKKDLIITGGYNVYPREIDEVLHEHPRVKEAVAVGIPNETRGELIKAFIVPKDGENVTKADIISFCREKLAGFKVPKQVEFRDELPKTIVGKVLRRALREEEMQKMKKGKNGK
- a CDS encoding type II toxin-antitoxin system VapC family toxin; translated protein: MNRVTFLDTGFLLALIRKSDQYHLAAVNGARIYPEPYLTTELALMELASALARPPHRKAATAVIQRILCDKNTEVVPWHTLTFREVLTFYQERVDKSWGVVDCFSFLIMQQHQIVTALTFDIHFKQAGFHVPLIAT
- a CDS encoding tyrosine-type recombinase/integrase, which gives rise to MAKKRCKFCRCLFILTTRFDGLTVSSLYKLVRKYGLEALGKQISPHWFRHTYATHIRARNVDVKAVSMLLGHNSIQTTMNYDHSFQLQQGNYGDILVEEYDSL